A window of Palaemon carinicauda isolate YSFRI2023 chromosome 27, ASM3689809v2, whole genome shotgun sequence contains these coding sequences:
- the LOC137620980 gene encoding loricrin-like — protein sequence MVRCWQAGGKPEAWSDGVNPSGYALSSREAGGSGGGGSGGGGGGGGGGGGGGGGGGGGGSGGGGSSGGSSGGSSGGGSGGGSGGGSGGGGGGSGGGGRWRRQRPPAAVAAPGSGGSPRQPAAPSAAGRVAPWMVLRQEVL from the exons ATGGTGCGTTGCTGGCAAGCCGGtggcaagccggaggcctggtccgaTGGGGTGAATCCGTCAGGCTATGCACTGagtagcagagag GCCGGCGGGAGCGGCGGCGGCGGGAGCGGCGGCGGCGGGGGCGGCGGGGGCGGCGGGGGCGGCGGGGGCGGCGGGGGCGGCGGCGGTGGGAGCGGCGGCGGCGGGAGCAGCGGCGGGAGCAGCGGCGGGAGCAGCGGCGGCGGGAGCGGCGGCGGGAGCGGCGGCGggagcggcggcggcggcggcgggaGCGGCGGCGGCGGTCGCTGGCGGCGGCAGCGGCCCCCGGCAGCGGTGGCAGCCCCCGGCAGCGGCGgcagcccccggcagccggcagcgcCCTCGGCAGCCGGCAGGGTGGCGCCATGGATGGTTCTCAGACAGGAAGTTCTATGA